From one Solanum stenotomum isolate F172 chromosome 12, ASM1918654v1, whole genome shotgun sequence genomic stretch:
- the LOC125848509 gene encoding phosphatidylinositol N-acetylglucosaminyltransferase subunit C, translated as MEASISGSSSPTHPKWRKVVYGGMQPGFGDNHTDESFLEEMIMNANVVKRDLLKVVLDAISISQYLCIVALVVLVWTYTLTNTLTEKYLLLLNVSLLGSGFFILLLTADMIPFNLLLNYLLKNTFFITALYMLSPIYHTLTRSISSNSIWALTASLLILHLFLHNYSGSTVKAPGALDNPTLTSNISLNASIVASLLISSRLPSRLHVFAIVLFSLQVFLFAPLVTYCVKKRSFKLHICFSLQLLVLTLVFTYQLHKLLFIVLLGIFVFVNLVCPYWLIRIQEYKFEINGPWDEAKLCFNITE; from the coding sequence ATGGAAGCTAGCATTAGTGGAAGCTCTTCTCCAACCCATCCTAAATGGAGAAAAGTTGTTTATGGTGGGATGCAACCTGGCTTTGGTGACAATCACACAGATGAATCCTTCCTGGAGGAAATGATCATGAATGCTAATGTTGTCAAAAGAGACTTATTGAAGGTGGTGCTTGACGCAATTTCTATCTCACAATATCTTTGCATTGTCGCCCTTGTGGTTTTGGTTTGGACCTACACCCTCACAAATACCTTGACAGAAAAATATCTTTTGCTACTGAATGTTAGCCTACTTGGATCGGGATTCTTTATTCTGCTTTTAACTGCAGACATGATACCCTTCAATCTCCTCCTCAATTATCTCCTAAAGAATACCTTCTTCATTACTGCCTTATATATGTTGTCTCCTATCTACCACACACTTACTAGGTCCATAAGCTCGAATTCTATATGGGCACTAACAGCTTCCCTTCTCATACTCCATCTCTTCCTGCACAATTACTCAGGGTCCACTGTAAAGGCTCCTGGAGCTTTAGATAATCCAACCCTGACAAGCAATATCTCTCTGAATGCTTCGATCGTGGCTTCACTTCTGATTTCTTCTCGCCTTCCATCAAGGCTTCATGTCTTTGCTATCGTGCTATTCTCCTTGCAAGTTTTCCTCTTTGCTCCTTTAGTCACATATTGTGTGAAGAAGCGCTCTTTCAAGTTACATATTTGTTTCTCCCTTCAGTTATTGGTTCTGACACTAGTCTTCACTTACCAGTTGCATAAGCTGCTTTTCATTGTGCTTTTGGGCATCTTTGTCTTTGTTAATTTGGTTTGTCCTTACTGGCTGATAAGGATTCAAGAGTACAAGTTTGAGATTAATGGCCCTTGGGATGAGGCTAAGCTCTGTTTTAACATTACAGAATGA
- the LOC125849205 gene encoding zinc transporter 3-like — protein MSPQLFLLLKITTLSILVQPTLILANCTCEPQDNKYNHQTKHKALSYKLVAISSILCSSALGVILPILLKNFKSLQKNDYSSLQFLIKAFAAGVILATGFIHILPDAFESLTSPCLSENLWGSFPFAGFVAMMSAIFTLMMESFATGYHRRAELRKSQPVYIGDDDEQGQDEHIAHGPQILLERSDSSSLLRHRLISQVLELGILVHSVIIGISLGTTENPKTIKPLIIALSFHQFFEGMGLGGCISQAKYKARTIIIMVLFFTVTTPSGIAIGMMISKGYNEQSSTALIVQGVLNSASAGILIYMALVDLLATDFMDPKLHTSFKLQISANVSLVLGAACMSLLAKWGGT, from the exons ATGAGTCCTCAATTATTTCTACTCCTCAAAATCACAACCCTATCAATCCTTGTACAACCAACCCTAATCTTAGCAAATTGTACATGTGAACCTCAAGACAACAAATATAATCATCAAACTAAACACAAAGCCTTATCCTACAAACTAGTAGCCATATCTTCAATCCTTTGTTCAAGTGCACTTGGAGTCATCCTCCCAATCCTCTTAAAAAACTTCAAATCATtgcaaaaaaatgactattcaTCCCTTCAATTCTTGATAAAGGCGTTCGCGGCGGGAGTGATCTTAGCCACGGGGTTTATACACATTCTTCCTGATGCATTTGAGAGCTTAACTAGTCCTTGTCTTAGTGAAAATTTATGGGGGAGTTTTCCATTTGCTGGATTTGTTGCAATGATGTCTGCTATATTTACTTTGATGATGGAGTCATTTGCAACTGGTTATCATAGAAGAGCTGAATTGAGAAAATCTCAGCCAGTCTATATTGGAGATGATGATGAACAAGGACAAGATGAGCATATTGCTCATGGTCCACAAATTTTGCTAGAAAGATCTGATTCTTCAAGTCTTTTGAGACATAGGTTAATATCACAG GTTTTggaattgggaattttggttcATTCTGTGATTATTGGGATTTCCCTTGGAACTACAGAAAACCCCAAAACAATTAAACCTCTAATAATAGCTTTGagttttcatcaattttttgaaGGCATGGGACTCGGTGGCTGTATTTCCCAG GCAAAGTATAAGGCAAGAACAATTATAATTATGGTATTGTTCTTTACTGTTACTACTCCAAGTGGAATAGCTATTGGAATGATGATATCAAAAGGTTACAATGAGCAAAGCTCAACAGCACTAATTGTACAAGGAGTTCTTAATTCAGCATCAGCTGGAATTCTTATTTACATGGCACTTGTGGATCTTCTTGCAACTGATTTTATGGACCCTAAATTACACACTAGTTTCAAACTCCAAATAAGTGCAAATGTATCACTTGTCTTGGGAGCTGCTTGTATGTCATTATTGGCAAAATGGGGTGGCACATAA
- the LOC125848579 gene encoding uncharacterized protein LOC125848579, whose protein sequence is MSRDQVVSMFGGNCFDDGKEDNHKAGNKNGDQVFKSRSNILDGKNDKLKKISRPVDDLFKFGSTKLDAKDGKSKTFGEGKKGDQLFKFGEQCKIGEKRGRNNQPQLVMEENKGTKDVKQLTERLTAFYSSWRKYKEEKWGKADVLVITTPSVAPVEDMSRSFLVWLLDGEFLDTTAVFTDTGIEFLCTKESFFRLRTIGICMTKIAKLTVSVQLKKRGERCVDWLKKTLRQVNTATKSEANWCPLVVGCIFGESGEIEVLSRSKMFEVAYVDNALTNLLEQGNFVKAERFAAQQSTLPMQFQMLSLETCGSAKTANAVSFSELAKIRSMDDNSYLSEELLRGAKTPTDGRVDNGGPVEQTKPEENKVFEEDNSSRKLADKMMLLEIKEGDMETSITEDSAEEKPLAMLLNDENSPLLQVKEHGEQSGPTAGGMDYSIQPTGVTDAASESSLPDDNNGISRKDSVGSDDDWTLVEIECQGKETEVSERVSWGRWFMGKTGKSFGFKDEVCDEAPSKRTKADP, encoded by the exons ATGTCTCGTGATCAGGTGGTGTCGATGTTTGGAGGAAATTGTTTTGATGATGGTAAAGAAGACAATCACAAGGCAGGAAACAAAAATGGTGATCAGGTATTTAAGTCCAGGTCAAATATTTTGGATGGTAAAAATGACAAGTTAAAGAAAATAAGCAGACCTGTTGATGATCTGTTTAAGTTTGGGTCAACTAAATTGGATGCTAAAGACGGCAAATCAAAGACCTTTGGAGAAGGAAAGAAAGGCGATCAGCTGTTTAAGTTTGGAGAGCAGTGTAAGATTGGAGAGAAGCGAGGCAGGAACAATCAGCCTCAATTGGTAATGGAGGAGAACAAAGGCACAAAAGATGTCAAGCAACTTACAGAAAGATTAACAGCCTTCTATTCCAGCTGGAGGAAATACAAAGAAGAGAAATGGGGAAAAGCAGATGTTTTGGTGATTACTACTCCATCAGTGGCACCAGTTGAAGATATGTCTCGTAGCTTCTTAGTGTGGTTGCTGGATGGTGAGTTTCTGGATACCACAGCTGTTTTTACGGACACTGGAATAGAATTTCTTTGCACCAAGGAAAGTTTCTTCAGGCTTCGTACAATTGGAATTTGTATGACAAAGATTGCAAAGCTAACTGTTTCTGTCCAACTGAAGAAACGAGGAGAGCGATGTGTAGATTGGTTAAAAAAGACTTTGAGGCAGGTGAATACTGCGACGAAGTCTGAAGCAAACTGGTGCCCACTTGTTGTTGGCTGTATATTTGGGGAGTCTGGGGAGATAGAGGTTCTTTCACGTTCCAAAATGTTTGAAGTTGCATATGTAGACAATGCTTTAACCAACCTGCTTGAACAGGGGAATTTTGTGAAAGCAGAAAGGTTTGCAGCTCAACAGTCAACTTTACCTATGCAATTTCAGATGTTGTCTTTGGAAACATGTGGCAGTGCAAAAACTGCAAATGCTGTATCATTTTCTGAGTTAGCCAAAATTAGGTCGATGGATGATAATTCTTATTTGTCAGAAGAATTACTCCGTGGTGCAAAAACTCCTACTGACGGTAGAGTGGATAATGGAGGACCAGTTGAGCAAACCAAACCTGAAGAAAACAAGGTATTTGAGGAGGACAATTCATCAAGAAAACTTGCAGATAAGATGATGTTGCTTGAGATAAAGGAGGGTGATATGGAAACCTCTATCACAGAGGACAGTGCAGAAGAAAAGCCGTTGGCTATGCTATTGAATGATGAAAATAGTCCCTTACTGCAAGTGAAGGAGCATGGAGAGCAATCTGGACCAACTGCAGGAGGAATGGATTACAGTATCCAGCCAACTGGTGTTACAGATGCTGCATCAGAAAGTTCTTTACCAGATGATAACAATGGCATCTCGAGGAAGGACTCTGTTGGTTCTGATGATGATTGGACATTAGTTGAGATTGAGTGTCAAGGGAAAGAAACAGAAGTATCCGAGAGAGTCAGCTGGGGAAG GTGGTTCATGGGTAAAACTGGAAAATCATTTGGTTTTAAAGACGAGGTGTGCGATGAAGCACCATCAAAGAGGACCAAGGCTGATCCATGA